The DNA region AAGAAGGTCCTCATCTCGGCTCCGGCCAAGGACGAGGACATCACCATCGTGATGGGCGTCAACCAGGACAAGTACGACCCGGCGAACCACCACGTCATCTCCAACGCCTCCTGCACCACCAACTGTGTGGCGCCGATGGCCAAGGTTCTCGACGAGAACTTCGGCATCGTCAAGGGCCTGATGACGACGGTGCACGCGTACACCAACGACCAGCGCATCCTGGACTTCCCGCACTCGGACCTGCGCCGCGCCCGCGCCGCCGCCGAGAACATCATCCCGACCACGACGGGCGCCGCGAAGGCCACCGCCCTGGTCCTGCCGCAGCTCAAGGGCAAGCTCGACGGCATCGCCATGCGCGTGCCGGTCCCGACGGGCTCCGCCACCGACCTGGTCGTCGAGCTGCAGCGCGAGGTCACCAAGGACGAGGTCAACGCCGCGTTCAAGAAGGCCGCCGACGACGGCGACCTCAAGGGCATCCTCTACTACACCGAGGATCCGATCGTGTCGTCCGACATCGTCAGCGACCCGGCCTCCTGCACCTTCGACTCCTCCCTGACCATGGTCCAGGAGGGCAAGTCGGTGAAGATCCTCGGCTGGTACGACAACGAGTGGGGCTACTCCAACCGTCTCGTCGACCTCACGGTCTTCGTCGGCGGCCAGCTCTAAGCGGGCAGCGGCTCAGAGCCAGGCATCTCGATGTGAGCACAGGGTCCGGACGGTGCAGTGTCGCGCCGTTCGGGCCCTGTCGCGTGAGCACCCCTCAAGAAGTCCCAGTCACGGAGTCCTATTCATGAAGACGATCGACGAACTTCTCGCCGCCGGTGTCGCGGGCAAGCGGGTCTTCGTCCGCGCCGACCTCAACGTGCCGCTCGACGGTACGACGATCACCGACGACGGCCGCATCCGCGCGGTCCTGCCCACCGTCAAGGCGCTCGCCGACGCGGGCGCCCGCGTGGTCGTCGCCTCGCACCTGGGCCGCCCCAAGGGTGCCCCGGACCCGGCGTTCTCGCTGGCCCCGGCCGCGGCGCGGATCGGTGAACTCCTGAGTGCCGACGTCCGGTTCGCCACCGACACCGTCGGCGACTCGGCCAAGGCCACGGTCGCCGGCCTCGCCGACGGCCAGGTCGCCGTCATCGAGAACCTGCGCTTCAACGCGGGCGAGACCTCCAAGGACGACGCCGAGCGCGGTGCCTTCGCCGACCAGCTCGCGGCCCTGGCCGATGTCTACGTAGGCGACGGTTTCGGCGCGGTGCACCGCAAGCACGCCTCCGTGTTCGACCTGCCGGGCCGTCTGCCGCACTACGCCGGCTACCTCATCGCCACCGAGGTCGGCGTCCTGAAGAAGCTCACCGACGACGTCGAGCGGCCCTACGCCGTCGTCCTCGGCGGTGCCAAGGTCTCCGACAAGCTCGGTGTGATCGACCACCTCCTGGAGAAGGCCGACCGCATCCTCATCGGGGGCGGCATGGCGTACACCTTCCTCAAGGCCCAGGGCCACGAGGTCGGCATCTCCCTCCTGCAGGAGGACCAGATCCCGGCCGTGCTCGGCTACCTCAAGCGCGCCGAGGAGAAGGGCGTCGAGTTCGTGCTCCCCGTCGACGTCCTGGTCTCGACGGAGTTCCCGGACCTGAAGACCAAGGCTCCGGCCAACCCCACCACGGTCGCCGCGGACGCCATCCCGGCCGACCAGGAGGGCCTCGACATCGGCCCCGAGACCCGCAAGCTCTACGCCTCGAAGCTCGCCGACGCCGCCACCGTCTTCTGGAACGGCCCCATGGGCGTCTTCGAGCACCCCGACTACGCCGAGGGCACCAAGGCGGTCGCCCAGGCCCTTCTCGACTCGTCGGCCTTCACGGTCGTCGGCGGCGGCGACTCCGCCGCGGCCGTGCGCATCCTGGGCTTCGACGAGACCGCATTCGGTCACATCTCGACCGGCGGCGGCGCCTCCCTCGAATACCTCGAGGGCAAGACGCTCCCCGGTCTCGCCGCACTGGAGAACTGACACCCCTCATGACGAATCAGACCACCCGCACGCCGATCATGGCGGGCAACTGGAAGATGAACCTCAACCACCTCGAGGCCATCGCGCACGTCCAGAAGCTCGCGTTCGCCCTGGCCGACAAGGACTACGAGGCCGTCGAGGTCGCCGTCCTGCCGCCCTTCACCGACCTGCGCTCCGTGCAGACCCTGGTCGACGGCGACAAGCTCAAGATCAAGTACGGCGCCCAGGACATCTCGGCGCACGACTCCGGGGCCTACACCGGCGAGATCTCGGGCCCGATGCTCTCCAAGCTGAAGTGCACGTACGTGGCCGTGGGCCACTCCGAGCGCCGTCAGTACCACAACGAGACCGACGAGCTCTGCAACGCCAAGGTCAAGGCCGCCTTCAAGCACGGCATCACGCCGATCCTGTGCGTCGGTGAGGGCCTGGACATCCGCAAGGCCGGCCAGCAGGTCCAGTACACGCTGAACCAGCTCGACGGCGGCCTCAAGGACGTCCCGGCCGAGCAGGCCGAGTCCATCGTGATCGCCTACGAGCCGGTGTGGGCCATCGGCACCGGCGAGGTCGCCACCCCCGAGGACGCCCAGGAGGTGTGCGGCGCGATCCGCGGCCGCCTCGCCGAGCTGTACTCGCAGGAGCTGGCCGACAAGGTCCGCATCCAGTACGGCGGCTCCGTGAAGGCGAAGAACGTCGCCGACATCATGGCGCAGCCCGACGTCGACGGTGCCCTGGTGGGCGGCGCGGCGCTGGACGCGGACGAGTTCGTCAAGATCGTTCGCTTCGGCGACCAGTGACGAGACCAGTGAGTATGCGCTAGCCGCGATACGTCGTACCCTTGCGGGGTCCGAGGCTTGTTCTCTGAGCCATGGTGCTCACCGAAGAGCTTCGGGCCCCGTCGTCGATTCAGATCCGAGGAAGTTGGTCCAGCCGTGGTTATGGGGTTCTCGATCGCCCTGATCGTCTTCAGCCTGCTGCTGATGCTGCTGGTGCTGATGCACAAGGGCAAGGGCGGCGGCCTTTCCGACATGTTCGGTGGCGGCATGCAGTCGTCCGTCGGCGGCTCCTCGGTCGCCGAGCGCAACCTCGACCGCATCACGGTCGTGGTCGGTCTGCTGTGGTTCGCGAGCATTGTCGTGCTCGGCATCCTGATGAAGGTCAACAACTGACAGCAGTTGGGTGCCGCCCGCCCTTTCGGCTGCGGTCCTGTTCGCTGTCCCGCTCATAGCCCCATGTTCAGTACGCGCCCCCGTGCGCGGCTTATCATGGGGCTTGCGTGTCGGGGTGGGGTGTAACTCCCAACACTGGACGCGCGTTGGGCCTTACGTAGACTGAGGCACCCGCAGCGGAGCCGGCAGTCGACCCCGCGGCGCAGCCGCCGTTCGACACAGGCAGCACCATCACGCAGGGAGTTACGACCGTGGCAAGTGGCAACGCGATCCGGGGAAGCCGGGTCGGGGCGGGGCCGATGGGCGAGGCCGAGCGCGGCGAGTCCGCGCCGCGGCTGCGCATCTCCTTCTGGTGCTCCAACGGGCACGAGACGCAGCCGAGCTTCGCCAGCGACGCGCAGGTCCCCGACACCTGGGACTGCCCCCGCTGCGGCTTTCCGGCGGGCCAGGACCGGGACAACCCCCCGGACCCGCCGCGCACCGAGCCGTACAAAACACACCTGGCGTACGTGCGCGAGCGGCGCAGCGACGCGGACGGCGAGGCCATCCTCGCGGAAGCGCTCGCCAAACTGCGGGGCGAGATCTAGGACTTGAGACCGGCCGGACACCCTCGGGTGCCCGGCCGGAGCTGTCTGCCCTCCCGAGCCGCGGCCACATGTCGGCTTCCCACGTCGAAGCCGCTGGTCAGCGCCGCGCCCGACCTCGATGTCAGTGGTGGCCGCTACGGTTTGACCGTGGCTCGGTGAACCCTCACAGACCTCGGGGGACCGCCGTGCCGTGGATGAACCACGGGGTGGGGAGGGGGAGTTGTGACGGTTGCTGTCCAAGTGGGCGGGACGGGCGAGCGAAGTGTCGCCTGGCGCGGTGGGTTCGGGCGGCTGTGGGGCGCCGCGGTGCTCTCCAGCTTCGGGGACTCGCTGCGCAAGGCCGCGCTGCCGCTGCTCGCCGCTTCCCTCACCGACGACCCGCTGCTCATCGTGTCGGTGACCGCCTGCGGCTATCTGCCGTGGCTGGTGTTCGGACTGGTCGGGGGTGCCGTGGCCGACCGGGTGGACCAGCGGCGGGCCATGTGGGCCGTGGACGTGGCGCGGGGGCTGCTCGTGGCGGTCTTCGCCGTGGCCGTCGCCGCGGGGCACGCCACGATCGGGCTGCTCATCGCCCTCGCCCTGGTGCTCACGACACTCCAGACGCTGTTCGACAACGCCGCCACGGCCCTCCTGCCCGCCCTCGTGGACCGCACCGCCCTGGCCAGCGCCAACGCCCGGCTCCTGACCGGCCAGCAACTCGCAGGCGGCCTCCTCGCCGCCCCCGCCGTGCCCCTGCTGCTCACCGCGTCCGACTCCCTGCCGTACGCGGCCGACGCGGCCACCTACCTCCTCGCGGCGGCACTCGTGGCGTCCCTCAGGGTGCCCGCCCCCGAGCACCCGCCCAGACCCGCCGGGGCCACGCTGCGCTCCGACATCGCCGACGGGCTGCGCGCCCTGTGGCGGGACCGGGCGCTGCGCGGCCTGTGCGCGGCCACCGCGCTGTGCAACGTGGGCATGGGCGCCCTCATCGCCACCCTCGTCGTCCTCGTCACCGGCTGGCTCGACGCGGGCAGCGGCGGGTACGCGGCGGCGATGACGGCCTACGCCGCCGGGAGCCTGGCCGGCGGGGTGCTCGCGGGACGGCTCGCGCGCCGCCTCGGCCGCATCCGCGGCGTGCTCGTCGCCGGGACGGCCCAGATCGCCGCGCTCGTCGTGATGGGCACGGTGCGCAGCACAGGGGCGCTGGTCGCCGCGATGGCCCTGTTCGGCGTCATGGGCATGGTGTGGAACGTGAGCACCAGGACTCTGATGCAGGAGCGCGGACCCGCCGAGATGCTGGGCCGGATCAGCTCCGCGTTCCGGACCCTCGCCATCGCCGGGGCGCCCCTCGGAGCGCTGCTCGGCGGGGCCGCGGCGGCCCTGTGGGGCGCGAACACCCCGGCGCTGCTCGCGGCCGTCCTCTTCGTGCTCTCCGTCACCGCGCTGCTGCCCGCGCTTAGGTCGGCCGACAGCGGACAGACAACTCGAACCGCTCGCTGATCAATTAGGTTGGGAGGGCAGCGGGGCGAACGCAACGGTACTCAGGTTGTACGAGAGAAGGCTGAAGTCCGAGATGAACGCAACTGAGAGGGACGCACGGAGCGCTCAGAACAAGGGCGGTGGTGGGCGACGGGCGGGACGCACCAAGCTGAATCAGACGCCCGAATGGACGGCGCTGGCCAAGCACAAGGAGCAGTTGGGGGAGGTGCGGCTGCGGGAGCTGTTCGACGCTGATCCGGCGCGCGGCACCGGCTACACCCTCCGGGTGGGCGACCTGCACATCGACTACTCCAAGCACCTGGTGACCGACGAGACGCTGACGCTGCTGCGGGAGCTCGCGGTGGCGACGGACGTCTTCGGCCTTCGCGACGCCATGTTCCGCGGCGAGAAGATCAACACCACCGAGGGCCGCGCGGTCCTGCACACGGCGCTGCGCGCCCCCGCGGGCGCCGCCGTCGAGGTCGACGGCGAGAACGTGGTGCCGGGCGTGCACGCCGTGCTCGACAAGATGTCCGCGTTCGCCGACCAGATCCGCTCCGGCGCCTGGACCGGACACACCGGCAAGCGCATCAAGAACATCGTCAACGTCGGCATCGGCGGCTCCGACCTCGGCCCCGCCATGGCGTACGAGGCCCTGCGGTCCTTCACCGACCGCGACCTGACCGTCCGCTTCGTGTCGAACGTGGACGGCGCCGACCTGCACGAGGCGATCCGCGACCTGGACGCCGCCGAGACGCTGTTCGTCATCGCCTCCAAGACGTTCACCACGATCGAGACGATCACGAACGCGACCTCCGCGCGGAGCTGGCTGCTCACCCAGCTCCGGGCGGACGAGAGCGCCGTCGCCAAGCACTTCGTGGCCCTGTCGACGAACACCGACAAGGTCGCCGACTTCGGCATCGACACGGCCAACATGTTCGAGTTCTGGGACTGGGTCGGCGGCCGGTACTCCTACGACTCGGCGATCGGCCTCGCCCTGATGATCGCCATCGGCCCGGACCGCTTCCGCGAGATGCTCGACGGGTTCCGGCTCGTCGACGAGCACTTCCGCACGGCGCCCGCCGAGGAGAACGCGCCGCTGCTGCTCGGCCTGCTCGGCGTCTGGTACGGCAACTTCCACGACGCGCAGTCGCACGCCGTCCTGCCGTACTCGCACTACCTGTCCAAGTTCACGGCGTACCTCCAGCAGCTCGACATGGAGTCCAACGGCAAGTCCGTGGACCGCGACGGCGATCCGGTGGGCTGGCAGACCGGTCCGGTGGTGTGGGGCACGCCCGGCACGAACGGGCAGCACGCCTACTACCAGCTCATTCACCAGGGCACGAAGCTCATCCCTGCCGACTTCATCGGCTTCGCGAAGCCGGTCGAGGACCTGCGGCCGGGCCTGGTCGCCCAGCACGACCTCCTGATGGCCAACTTCTTCGCGCAGACACAGGCGCTGGCCTTCGGCAAGACGCCCGACGAGGTCCGCGCGGAGGGCGTGCCCGAGGAGCTGGTGCCCCACAAGACGTTCCAGGGCAACCATCCGACGACGACGATCCTCGCGAGCGAGCTGACCCCGTCGGTCCTCGGCCAGCTCATCGCGCTGTACGAGCACAAGGTGTTCGTCCAGGGCGCCGTCTGGAACATCGACTCCTTCGACCAGTGGGGCGTCGAGCTGGGCAAGGTCCTCGCCAAGCGCGTGGAGCCCGCCCTGACGGAGGGCGCGGACGTACCGGGCCTGGACGCGTCCACGACGGCGCTGGTCGCCAAGTACCGGGAGCTGCGCGGGCGTTGATCCCACGGCTCGCCGGTGGCGTCCCGGCCTGCGAAGCCCGGGGCGCCTGGCCCGCGCTGCCCCGTCAACATCCGCCTTCACTCGGATGGCTGACGCGGAGGCGGTCCAGGCGGCAGAGGGCGGGTCACCGCTGAAGCATGGCCGCCATGTCGCAGCAGCAAGGATGGTCCGCCCCCGTACCGCCGCCGCAGCCGAAGAAGCGTCGGAAGTGGCCCTGGGTGCTCTTGGTCGTGTTCCTTTTGATGGCCGGTGGCTGCGTGGCGCTGATCGCGGGTGTCGCGAACGAGGTCGACAAGGAGACCAAGCGCGAGATCACGGTCACGTACGAGGTCACCGGCGACGCCAAGGACGTCGCGATCACCTACTCGACCTACAGCGACGGCGACCTCTCGCAGAACCAACTCAGCGACGTGGAGCTGCCCTGGCGCAAGGAGGAGAAGACGAAGGGGTTCGTGAAGGGGGGAACCCTGGCCGTCACCACAGGAGCCTCCGGCGGCAAGGTCCGCTGCGAGGTCACAGCCGACGGAACCACTCGCACCGCCACGGCCAGCGGCAAGTTCGCCACCGCCACCTGTGACGGTTTCTGACGGCAGCACGCCGACGGGCCCCGGTCCAGAAAGGACCGGGGCCCGTCGGCGCGTACAGCCGGGGTCAGGGCGACGCCGGCGGATACAGATCCCGCGGCAGCTGCGAAGCCGCCGCCGCGTCCAGGAGCCACAGCGTGCGTGCGCGGCCGTACGCGCCCGCTGCCGGGGCCTGGACCTCGCCCGCTCCGGAGAGGGCGATCGCCGCGGCCTTGGCCTTGTCCTCGCCCGCCGCGAGGAGCCAGACCTCGCGGGCCGAGCGGATCGCCGGGAGGGTAAGCGAGATGCGGGTGGGCGGGGGCTTGGGCGCGCCGTGCACGCCGACCACCGTGCGGTCCGTCTCCCGGACCGCCGGCGACTCCGGGAACAGCGACGCCACATGCGTGTCCGGGCCGACGCCCAGCATCAGGACGTCGAACGTCGGGACCGGTCCGCCCGCGGCGGCTGCCGCCGACTGGTAGTGCTCGGGACCGGCGGCCGCCGCGAGTTCGGCGGCGTAGGCCTCGGCCGCCGCATCCGCGCCGTCGCCGTCGGCTCCCTTGGCGTAGGGGCCGTCCGACGCGGGCATGGGGTGCACCCGCGCCGGGTCCAGCGGCACCGAGTCGAGCAGGGCCGCGCGGGCCTGCGTGTAGTTGCGCTCGGGGTCGCCCTCCGGCAGGAACCGCTCGTCGCCCCACCACAGGTCGAGGCGGGACCAGTCCACGGCGTCGCGGGCGGGCGCCGAACTGAGCGCCGCGAGCAGGCCGTTGCCGTTGCGGCCGCCGGTGAGGACCACGGACGCGGAGCCGCGGGCCGCCTGCGCGTCGACGATCTTCGTGATCAGGCGGGCCGCCGCGGCCTGCGCCATCAGCTCCTTGTCGCGGTGCACGACGAGCTGCGGAGCCACCGTCACTTCGCGGCCGCCTTCTTGGCCGGGGCCTTCGCCGAGGCCTTCTTGGCAGCCCCGGACCCGGACTCGGCCTTGGCGTCGGCGCCGTCCTTGGCGCCGTCGCCGGCCGCCCCCCCGGCCGACTCCGCGGCCGCGGACGCCGCCTCGCCGAGCCGGTCCACGCCGAAGCGCAGCGCGGCCGCGTACGTGTCGTCCGGGTCCAGGCGCCGCAGCTCCTCCGCGATCAGCTCGGACGTCTCACGGCGCTTGAGGGCGACCGCGCGGTCCGGCTGACCTTGGATGGACAGGGTGGCGAGGGAGCCGTCGGCCCGGTCGAGCACGATCGGGCCGCAGTTGGTCTCCATGCGCACCCCGGTCAGGCCGGGGCCCGGCGACACGGTGCGCTTGACCGGCACGGAGAGCCGCTCGGCCAGCCACATCGCGAGGAGTTCGACGCTCGGGTTGAACTCCTCGCCGTCCACCGCGGCGGCGGTGACCTCGCACGAGACCTGGTCCAGGGCCGCGGCCAGCATCGAGCGCCACGGCGTGATGCGGGTCCAGGACAGGTCCGTGTCGCCGGGGTGGTAGGCCTCGGCGCGGGCGGTCAGCTCGTGGATGGGCTGCTCGGCGGCGTAGGTGTCCGTGACGCGGCGCTGCGCGAGCGCGCCGAGGGGGTCCTTCGCGGGGTCCAGCGGCGCGTTCACCGGCCACCAGGCGACGACCGGGGCGTCGGGGAGCAGCAGGGGCAGGACCACCGACTGGGCGTGGTTCAGGACCTCGCCGTAAAGGCGCAGAATGACCGTTTCTCCGGTGCCCGCGTCCGCGCCGACCCGGACCTCGGCGTCCAGGCGCGAGGTCGTACGGTCCCGCGGCGAGCGCGAGACCCGCTTGATGACGACCAGCGTGCGCGAGGGGTGCTCGCGCGAGGCCTCGCTCGCGGCCTTCAGCGCGTCGTAGGCGTTCTCCTCGTCGGTGACGATGACGAGGGTGAGCACCATGCCGACGGCCGGGGTGCCGATCGCGCGGCGGCCCTGCACGAGCGCCTTGTTGATCTTGCTGGCCGTGGTGTCCGTCAGGTCGATCTTCATGGCCGACGCCAGCTCCGTCCGTCTTGTGCGAGCATTTCGTCCGCCTCGACCGGGCCCCAGGTACCGGCCGGGTACTGCGCGGGCTTGCCGTGCCGGTCCCAGTACTCCTCGATCGGGTCGAGGATGTTCCAGGACAGCTCGACCTCCTCCGTGCGCGGGAAGAGGTTGGCGTCGCCGAGCAGCACGTCCAGGATGAGGCGCTCGTACGCCTCGGGGCTGGACTCGGTGAAGGACTCGCCGTAGGCGAAGTCCATCGACACGTCCCGGATCTCCATGGACGTGCCCGGCACCTTCGAGCCGAAGCGGACCGTGATGCCCTCGTCCGGCTGGACGCGGATGACGATCGCGTTCTGCCCGAGCTCCTCGGTGGCCGTGTGGTCGAAGGGGGAGTGCGGCGCGCGCTGGAAGACGACCGCGATCTCCGTGACGCGGCGGCCGAGGCGCTTGCCGGTGCGCAGGTAGAACGGGACGCCCGCCCAGCGGCGGTTGTCCACCTGGAGCTTGATGGCGGCGTAGGTGTCGGTCTTCGACTTGGGGTCGATGCCGTCTTCCTGGAGGTAGCCGACGGCCTTCTCGCCGCCCTGCCAGCCCGCGGAGTACTGTCCGCGCACGGTGTCCTTGCCGAGGTCCTTGGGCAGCTTCACCGCGCCGAGGACCTTCGCCTTCTCCGCGACCAGGGCGTCCGCGTCGAAGGAGGCGGGCTCCTCCATCGCGGTCAGCGCCATCAGCTGGAGCAGGTGGTTCTGGATGACGTCACGGGCGGCGCCGATGCCGTCGTAGTACCCGGCGCGGCCGCCGATGCCGATGTCCTCGGCCATCGTGATCTGCACGTGGTCGACGTACGACCGATTCCAGATGGGCTCGAACATCTGGTTGGCGAAGCGCAGCGCCAGGATGTTCTGGACGGTCTCCTTGCCGAGGTAGTGGTCGATCCGGAACACCTGGTCCGGGGCGAACACCTCGTGCACGATCGCGTTCAGTTCCTTGGCGGACTTCAGGTCGTGCCCGAAGGGCTTCTCGATGACCGCGCGCCGCCAGGAGCCCTCCGGGGCGTCCGCGAGCTCGTGCTTCTTGAGCTGCTGGACGACCTGCGGGAAGAACTTCGGGGGCACGGAGAGGTAGAAGGCGAAGTTGCCGCCCGTGCCCTGCTTCTTGTCCAGGTCCTGGATGGTCGCCTTGAGCTGCTCGAAGGCCTCGTCGTCGTCGAAGTTGCCCTGGACGAAGCGCATGCCCTGGATGAGCTGCTGCCAGACCTCCTCGCGGAAGGGCGTGCGCGCGTGCTGCTTGACCGCGTCGTGCACCTCCTGCGCGAAGTCCTCGTCCTGCCACTCGCGGCGGGCGAACCCGATGAGCGAGAAGCCCGGCGGCAGCAGCCCGCGGTTGGCCAGGTCGTACACGGCGGGCATCAGCTTTTTACGGGACAAATCGCCCGTGACGCCAAAAATGACCAGGCCCGACGGCCCCGCGATACGCGGGAGCCGTCGGTCCGCGGCGTCACGCAGCGGATTGCTGCTTGACAAGGTCTTAGCCCTCCGAAGGTGCGAGGCGCTTGAGCTCCGCCTCGGTCGACTTGAGCAGGTCGTTCCAGGACGCCTCGAACTTCTCGACGCCCTCGTCCTCCAGGAGCTGGACGACCTCGTCGTAGGAGATCCCGAGCTTCTCGACGGCCTCGATCTCGGCGCGCGACTGGTCGTACGTACCGGCGATCGTGTTGCCGGTGATCCGGCCGTGGTCGGCGGTGGCCTGGAGGGTGGCCTCCGGCATGGTGTTCACCGTGCCCGGGGCGACGAGCTCGTCGACGTACAGCGTGTCCTTGTACGCCTTGTCCTTCACGCCCGTCGACGCCCACAGCGGACGCTGCTTGTTGGCGTGCGCCTTGTCGAGCGCGAGCCAGCGGTCGGACGAGAAGACCTCTTCGTACGCCTCGTACGCCAGGCGGGCGTTGGCCAGACCGGCCTTGCCGCGCGCGGCCTTGGCCTCTCCCCCAGTGCCGAAAGCCTGGGAGGTACCCCCGGTGCCGAGGGCGTCGATGCGCTTGTCGATCTCGGTGTCCACGCGGGACACGAAGAACGAGGCCACCGAGTGGATCTTGGCCAGGTCCAGGCCCGCGGCCTTCGCCTTCTCCAGGCCCGCGAGGTAGGCGTCCATGACCTCGCGGTAGCGCTCGAGGGAGAAGATCAGCGTCACGTTCACGCTGATGCCCTTGCCGATGACCTCGGTGATCGCGGGCAGGCCCGCCTTCGTCGCCGGGATCTTGATGAGCGTGTTCGGCCGGTCCACCAGCCACGCCAGCTGCTTGGCCTCGGCGACCGTCGCCTGCGTGTTGTGGGCGAGCCGCGGGTCGACCTCGATCGACACCCGGCCGTCCTGGCCCTCGGTCGCGTCGAACACCGGCCGCAGGATGTCGGCGGCGTCACGGACGTCCGCCGTCGTGATCATGCGGATGGCTTCCTCGACGGTGACCTTGCGGGCGGCGAGGTCGGCGAGCTGCTGCTCGTACCCGTCGCCGGACGAGATCGCCTTCTGGAAGATCGACGGGTTCGTCGTGACGCCCACGACGTGCTGCTCGTCGAGGAGTTCGGCGAGGTTGCCGGACGTGATCCGCTTGCGCGACAGGTCGTCCAGCCAGATCGCGACGCCTTCGTCGGAGAGGCGCTTGAGTGCGTCTGTCATGGAATTACATCTCCTACTTGGTCGTATGTGGGCGTCAGCGCTGAGCGGCCGCGATCGATTCCCGCGCCGCGGCGGCCACGGCTTCGGCAGTGAACCCGAACTCGCGGAAGAGGACCTTGCCGTCCGCCGAAGCCCCGAAGTGCTCCAGCGAAACGATGCGCCCCGCGTCCCCGACGAACCGGTGCCAGGTCAGACCGATGCCCGCCTCGACCGCCACGCGCGCCTTGACCGACGGCGGAAGTACCGAGTCCCGGTACCCCTGGTCCTGCTCCTCGAACCACTCGACCGACGGCATCGAGACCACCCGCGTGGGCACGCCCGCAGCCTGCAGCTGCTCGCGCGCCTCGACGGCCAGGTGCACCTCGGAGCCGGTGCCGATGAGGAGGACCTCGGGCTCGGCCGGCTTGCCGTCCGCGCCCTCGGCGTCGAACAGCACGTATCCGCCCTTGACCGCGCCCTCGGTGACCTCGCGCTCGTACGTCGGCACGCCCTGGCGGGTCAGCGCCAGACCGTGCGGGGCGCCCTTGCCGAACACCTTGGTGTAGCGCTTGAGGATCTCGCGCCAGGCGACGGCCGTCTCGTTCGCGTCGGCCGGGCGGACGACGTTCAGGCCCGGGATCGCGCGCAGCGAGGCCAGGTGCTCCACCGGCTGGTGCGTCGGGCCGTCCTCGCCGAGGCCGATGGAGTCGTGCGTCCACACGTACGTCACCGGCAGGTGCATCAGCGCCGACAGGCGCACGGCGTTGCGCATGTAGTCGGAGAACACCAGGAAGGTGCCGCCGAAGATGCGGGTGTTGCCGTGCAGCGCGATGCCGTTCATCTCCGCGGCCATGGAGTGCTCACGGATGCCGAAGTGGATCGTGCGGCCGTACGGGTCCGCCTCCGGCAGCGGGTTGCCCGCGGGGAGGAACGACGACGTCTTGTCGATCGTGGTGTTGTTCGAGCCCGCGAGGTCGGCGGAGCCGCCCCACAGCTCGGGGATCACCGCGCCGAGCGCCTGCAGGACCTTGCCGGAGGCGGCACGCGTCGCGACGCCCTTGCCCGCCTCGAAGACCGGGAGGTGGTCCTCCCAGCCCGCGGGCAGCTCGCCCGCGGCGATCCGGTCGAACTCCGCGGCGCGCTCGGGCGCTTGCGTGCGCCAGGCGGCGAAGCTCTTCTCCCACGTGGCCTTGGCCTCCTGGCCGCGGTCGAGCGCCTTGCGGGTGTGCGCCAGGACCTCGTCGGCGACCTCGAAGGACTGCTCCGGGTCGAAGCCGAGGACGCGCTTGGTGGCCGCGACCTCCTCGTCGCCGAGCGCCGAGCCGTGCGCGGCCTCGGTGTTCTGCGCGTTCGGGGCCGGCCAGGCGATGATCGAGCGCATCGCGATGAACGACGGCTTGTCGGTGACCGCCTTGGCCTTCTGGATCGCCGCGTACAGCGCGGCCGGGTCCAGGTCGCCGTTCTCCTTCGGCTCCACGCGCTGCACGTGCCAGCCGTA from Streptomyces flavofungini includes:
- a CDS encoding MFS transporter, encoding MTVAVQVGGTGERSVAWRGGFGRLWGAAVLSSFGDSLRKAALPLLAASLTDDPLLIVSVTACGYLPWLVFGLVGGAVADRVDQRRAMWAVDVARGLLVAVFAVAVAAGHATIGLLIALALVLTTLQTLFDNAATALLPALVDRTALASANARLLTGQQLAGGLLAAPAVPLLLTASDSLPYAADAATYLLAAALVASLRVPAPEHPPRPAGATLRSDIADGLRALWRDRALRGLCAATALCNVGMGALIATLVVLVTGWLDAGSGGYAAAMTAYAAGSLAGGVLAGRLARRLGRIRGVLVAGTAQIAALVVMGTVRSTGALVAAMALFGVMGMVWNVSTRTLMQERGPAEMLGRISSAFRTLAIAGAPLGALLGGAAAALWGANTPALLAAVLFVLSVTALLPALRSADSGQTTRTAR
- the gap gene encoding type I glyceraldehyde-3-phosphate dehydrogenase, with amino-acid sequence MTIRVGINGFGRIGRNYFRALLEQGADIEIVAVNDLGDTATTAHLLKYDTILGRLKAEVSHTEDTITVDGHTIKVLSERNPADIPWGRLGVDIVIESTGIFTKKADAEKHIAGGAKKVLISAPAKDEDITIVMGVNQDKYDPANHHVISNASCTTNCVAPMAKVLDENFGIVKGLMTTVHAYTNDQRILDFPHSDLRRARAAAENIIPTTTGAAKATALVLPQLKGKLDGIAMRVPVPTGSATDLVVELQREVTKDEVNAAFKKAADDGDLKGILYYTEDPIVSSDIVSDPASCTFDSSLTMVQEGKSVKILGWYDNEWGYSNRLVDLTVFVGGQL
- the tpiA gene encoding triose-phosphate isomerase, encoding MTNQTTRTPIMAGNWKMNLNHLEAIAHVQKLAFALADKDYEAVEVAVLPPFTDLRSVQTLVDGDKLKIKYGAQDISAHDSGAYTGEISGPMLSKLKCTYVAVGHSERRQYHNETDELCNAKVKAAFKHGITPILCVGEGLDIRKAGQQVQYTLNQLDGGLKDVPAEQAESIVIAYEPVWAIGTGEVATPEDAQEVCGAIRGRLAELYSQELADKVRIQYGGSVKAKNVADIMAQPDVDGALVGGAALDADEFVKIVRFGDQ
- a CDS encoding phosphoglycerate kinase — encoded protein: MKTIDELLAAGVAGKRVFVRADLNVPLDGTTITDDGRIRAVLPTVKALADAGARVVVASHLGRPKGAPDPAFSLAPAAARIGELLSADVRFATDTVGDSAKATVAGLADGQVAVIENLRFNAGETSKDDAERGAFADQLAALADVYVGDGFGAVHRKHASVFDLPGRLPHYAGYLIATEVGVLKKLTDDVERPYAVVLGGAKVSDKLGVIDHLLEKADRILIGGGMAYTFLKAQGHEVGISLLQEDQIPAVLGYLKRAEEKGVEFVLPVDVLVSTEFPDLKTKAPANPTTVAADAIPADQEGLDIGPETRKLYASKLADAATVFWNGPMGVFEHPDYAEGTKAVAQALLDSSAFTVVGGGDSAAAVRILGFDETAFGHISTGGGASLEYLEGKTLPGLAALEN
- the secG gene encoding preprotein translocase subunit SecG — encoded protein: MGFSIALIVFSLLLMLLVLMHKGKGGGLSDMFGGGMQSSVGGSSVAERNLDRITVVVGLLWFASIVVLGILMKVNN
- a CDS encoding RNA polymerase-binding protein RbpA, with amino-acid sequence MASGNAIRGSRVGAGPMGEAERGESAPRLRISFWCSNGHETQPSFASDAQVPDTWDCPRCGFPAGQDRDNPPDPPRTEPYKTHLAYVRERRSDADGEAILAEALAKLRGEI